The DNA region GGATATGGAGAGACTCAcactcttttttgtcttttttgtacAATTCCAGTTCTCCCTGGAGTCCTGCCTTCTCTGCCTCTGACTCTGCTCACAGGTACTGGGAACTTCTGGAAGCTGAACCCCCATTGGAAAGCAGCCACCTATGCTCAGGTCTGTTGGGCACTGCCTGGTCCCAGTGAGCTCCTTGGGCCACATCCAGCTGTGGGAGCAGCTGCCTCACTGTGTTATAGAGGAGATTTAGCTGGGTATCCTCAGATGGGTGCCAGCAAAAAGACATGAGGAAGGACTTCCATGGAGCAAAACTGATGGCACAGAAAAACCAAGTCTGAAAATGTCTCCATTCCGAGAATGTCATGAGTAGATCAGAATGTCCACTTTCGTGTTTGGACAGGGAAATCCTCATCATGATTTGGTGGTAACATGGGATCAGAATCTGTGAAAGTAAGGAAAGCGGCTGGAGCTCCTCTCAGGCTTAGTATTCAGAACTCTAAAGGTTTTGCACAAACTCTACCAACACAACTGCTTTAGTGACAGTGACCAGCTTGTCCATGTGCTCGAGGGACAGAGTAGCAGCAACTCCAAGAAGAGCAGGTTTAGCAGAAACTCTGCACAGAGAAGAACAACAGAAGGAAGATAAGCTGCCCCAGTCCTCTGAGCTgttgggagagaaagaaaaatgcccAGGACACAAAATCCTCTGCTtctggaaagagagagggggagaggcaCCTTCCAGGAAGCGGGAGGCAGAGGGGCAATGGATCCTCACTTGTAAAGACGTTCAAATGTGACaatgaatttattctttaaaaccctaaaagtgggctggggatatagctcagttggcagagtgcttacctcacatgcacaagacgcTAGGATCcatccagcaccacaaacaatttttaaaaaaataaaataaaagcctaaaAGTATTTACCATAAAAGACTGaacttgtttttgtaaataagtaTTGACCCATAGGCTTGAAAcaaaattactaataaaataacaagggaataagttaaaaatttgaaatgacaGAATGGAACAAATTATTTACAAATCATATATGTGATATGGGTTTCAtgctagaatatataaagaacaaatacaaatctGTAACCAAAGCATAGCCTAAGTTTAAAAGAGGCCAAGGAGCCACGTATTGGGCATCTGTAATCTCAGGAGTCAGACACAAGattcacaagtttgaagccagcctgggcaattgtctcaaaagaaaaataaataaatacatgtaaagggttgggggtgtagctcagaggtacagtgccCCTCAAAACAATCCCTGGTAGTAAAAAAGAAGGGGGATGGCAAAGGGCTTGGATAGATGTTCccatggccaataagcacatgacaAGATGCTCAGTGTCATTAGTCACTatagaaacaaatcaaaatcacaatgacatcTGACAAAATCACAATGACTCCACACCTTCCTACATTAGCCCAGGGACTCTGAAGCGCTGTGGAGAACACTTGGGCACTTCCTGCCAGAGCCAGGCAGAAGCCCATCCACCCAGCACTCCCACGGCTGGGCACATGCCCACAGGATGGGAAACAGGGACTGCCATAGCTCCCCCAGGCTAAGGCTCGCCACACCATTCTTCACAACAGGCAGGTGTGGAAACAACCCCgtgtccatcaacagaggaatacataaataaacatggCTTACACATATGTTGGATTATTAATtatccatgaaaaataaagttCTGATGCACACTACAATCTAGGTAAACCTGAAAACATGACTAAACAAGAAGCAAAATGGTATGTggttatataatttcatttatatgaaatatctggaataggcaaattcatagagatagGAAATAGATTCAGGGTTACCTGAGGCTACGGGGTCCTGAGAATTGATTGCTTAATGGTTAGAGTTTTAGTGCAGGTAATGAAAAAATCCTGGAAATAGTAGTAGTTGTTATATATTTGAATGGAATTGTGGCATGTATTTGCACATTTAAAAGGGCTAATatagtacatttttattataaatatttcccaaCAAAAAGTCTTCAGGAAAGATGTATAAAATACACCCATtctgctcagatttttttttggtgtgtgtgtgtgtgtgtgagagagagagagagagagagagagagagagagagagagagagagagagataggtaTGCGGGACTAGGGATTGgccccaggggcactctaccactggactttcattttttattttgagacaagatttcactaagttgcccaggatggcctcaaactagcgatcctcctgcctctgcctcctgaacaTCTGGGATGAGAGACTGTGTTATGCATCTGGCCAAATAATCTTCAAAATACTCACATGAAAACCCCGCAGGCCCTTTGGGCTAAGATCCaaagatttaaagacaagaaacaaaccagCCAACTGCAGACCCAGCTCACAAAGCCAGTGCTTACACCCCAAGCCTCAAGAGACACTTCTGGAGGCCCTTCCTTTGAACCCTCAGGAACAGATGGCCCCTCCTGAGGCTGCCCATCCCCTGGGTGTACAGTTCTCCTACTCTGGAGCAGGAGTCCCCAGGACAGCTCCCGTCCTCTCACTAGACTCACCCTGTGTTGGACAGAAAATCTGGGGACCCTCAGTGAACAGGACCCACCCTGCAGCTTGTAGGTCAGAGCTACCTGTGACCAGGGTCAGGGTCAGCTCTCACCATTTGGACCCTGGGCAGTATGCCTGCTACCGTCCCTGACACTGGCCACAGTTCTCCTCATGACCACCAGGGGGCGACATGGGACTCACAGTCAACACTTGGCAAATGGATTCTGACACTTGGACCAGGCTTTGGCTCAGGAGGTGGAAATGTGGCCTGATTTCCATCCCCAATAGGCCAGGGAGACTCCCACGAACCTCCTCGGCTCCCACCCCCCACTCCTTCCTGGGCCTGTGAGGACCCTGAGCTGCCAGAGGTCTCTGAGGAAGCCCTTACCTCCTGGCATCACCCATAGAAAAAGTCAGGGTGACCACAGGAGAATCACTAGATAGAGGACAGAGGCCACCCAAGGAAGGCATGGGCAGGCCTGAGACACAGCTCTACCAAAAAAAATGGAGAGGGAGGGTCTCCTTAAAACCACTCCCTGAGGACCACAGAGCCTACGGTCACCTACGTGCACTACCACAGTCCTCCCCCCCAGAACAGAAAGCTTATGAAGTCCTGAGATAGCCACTCAGAGGCCAAGCTGGAGACCCCAGGGGCTCCctgtgtggtgctgagagccCTGAGGCCAGGACACAGCTGAGGCCAGTGCTGGGTGAGCCACTTCTCTCAGGGGACAGCGTCCCCACCTGCCTTGCTCCTCAGGGTGTGGCATGCAGTAGTGAAACCCAACAGGGAAAGCAGAAGGGACAGGAGGCAGGACtgagagggaggggacagagaggtTCCTCCACAGAGACCCCGCCCCCAGCCCTGTGACCCAGGAAAGTGCTCCTGCCCTGGGAGGAGGCTGAGCTCAGAGAGGAGCAGGCAGCAGGGCTGAGTGGCCTGGACCTGGGCTTCCCAGCGGGTCTCAGTGAAGCTCCTtccacagaggggacagagcaGCAGGGACCATGCAGCCCCCCTCAGCCTGTCCCTGCAGAGGGGGCATCCCCTGGCAGGGGATCCTGCTGGCAGGTAAGAGGGGACAGTTCCCTGAAAGAGGGTGGGAGGTGGAGCACAGTCTTGCTGGTGCCCTCTGGGGAGGACATGACCCTCACAGGGGACACAGGGCTTCATGGGGAACCCGATGGGAACAGAACACAGAAGACAGACAGAAGCTCACCAACAGGAAACTCTGAGTGACCTGGAGCTGATGAAGGGGGATGGAAAGCTCAGGGGTTCTCTTTACTATGTTAATCACCAGAGGCCATTGTATTTTGAAAATCAGTGTGAACAGCTCTGTCAGGGCCACCCTCCAAATAGAAAGGCAACTAGAGCAGTAGACACTGTCTGCAGCCACCAGCCTCAGACATTGGCACAGACACCTGGATGCTCACGGCAGGGACACTGCTTCACCTCCCTGTCAAGACCCCCAACAACCCTCCATACAGGGGACCCAGCTGTGCTGGCTCAGGGTAGAGGCACTTTCAATCCCAACACAGCACAAACAGCACCCCCTCATGTTGGACCAGGACAAGGTTAGTCTGGCCCTGGCCAGTGGCTTGGCCACTCATAACTGTGTCCTGAGCCCACCCTGCTTTCCTCCATATGTTCAGGGGAGTCCTAGAGGCTACCAGGTGCAGAGTGGATGCTGGGAGCGACTGTCAGTGGCCCTGGGTTAATGATGGGGGGAGCAGAGTCTGGACAGAAACTGGGGTGTCTGTCCAGAAGTGGACGTCAGTGCTCAGGACCCAGAGCTGGTAACTCCTGAGAAGAAGGGACTAAAGCAGACACAGGGAAGTAAGCTCTGTCCTTTCAGACGTGGGGAGCTGCATTGAGTTACCACAgcttccagtcctgatgcaccactGGGATCTAAAGATCATTGTACTCTGATGCGGTAGTGCCATGACTCATGACTcggtctccccccaccccctaccccactcggatagcaaggccagtcttctgagtaggCATACCCCTGGGGTTGAGTGACACTCAACCTAttcttttgtaatcctacccctttgccctgtttgggatagaatgttccatggaaactccctttttttgtccccttctcttgctctgcctttgggtgtggccttcctaggtgtcagtcaacctgctgacaacagacatcaggaagctagactcagcccctgaaatctgatcccttgcctcatttgaatggcttctccccaataaaagggttcagcagtgctcctcctctctctcttcccacggacccctaaggtcagaggagccatcacaggacccaaagaaaaaggtatctgtgtctctgtgtgattatttcatgcagcccaggacacctggagtgaccttgagtGTTTTAGTCGTGAGAAATGTAAGATCGGGCAAGGCGGGCagcaaccaaaggaggcagatttaaaaaggccacCAAACAAGGCTTTATTGCGACTCCCAGGCAGAACTccatcagacccacagagtggacaggaggagGGGCTGAGGAGAAAGCGCGTGGGAGCTCCACTGGACTGGGATTTTACAGGGCTcatggcaggaagggaagggcttgggacaggaaaagggatttttagggtcccttgtcccgctggagttggtcaggggagctgGCTGAGATCCAGGACTGGCCAGGGGGTTCTGCTGACTGACAGGCGTTTCCATCGgtgcctgattgatgtttctttcctgCGCGGGCTGCTTTAATCTAAGTCACCGCCGCTGACCGGACAAGAAACATAACAGTCAGAGACCAGAACATTCCAGGTACCATCCAGCACCTGCTCACTGGAGTCTCAGCCTTGATGATTGTCCCTCACTGACACTGATGTCCATTCTCCCTCCCCCGCCCAGGCCCTTGTCCCTAGCCTCAGAGATGCTGTTCCCATCTACCAGGTGAGTGTAGGTGAGAAATATTTTGGCCCACTGTCCAGCGGGGACCCAGGAGCTGCCCCTCCCCACACCTTCCTGAGATTTCCAGGAAACAGCAGCCAAAACAGGATCAGGGTGgtgagcaggggagggaggggcctgggaacaggagccactgagcccagccaggAGCAGGCACAGAGCAGTCCCAGGGGGGCCAGGGCCTAGGAGTCTCTGATCCCTGTTCTCAGAAGGACACAGGGTCAGAGGACTCTTGTTTTTTTCAGGAATTACTAAACCCTGACCTGGACAGCTACTGCTGGGTCCATAGCCAAGCTCATGTGGATTCTTAGTTCCCACCAGACAATGCTGCTTATGGGCTGAGGGAGGGTCCCACTAGAACCCCAGACCCTCTATGGTGGCGCCTGAGCCCTGGGAGACTCTGgcacctggaggaggtggggttcCCTGGGTTTCTGGAGACCCAGACAGGCTGCCCTGGGCTCTGAATGGCCATAACTAGGCTGCCCGTGCCCAGGAGCAGGGGctccagggagagggaagggcCCCTATAGGTTACCTGGAAAGGCCTGAATAAAGACCCACTTCCCTCCTTTGCTCTTTTGGTTCATATGGGAACGTCTCTTGGCAGACACTCTCctcaagttccaggtcagctcTCTCCTGTGTCACGCAGGGGAATCGTGGTCTCTAAGTTGCTCCCACAGGGTTTCTCTTCCTGGGAGACAGGAGCTGGGAGGTGGGAGCCAGGGCAAAGGTCAGGTCTGTCCACAGGGAAGGGTGAGGGTCCCAAGGCCCTGCAGCCAGCAGAGCACTCAGTGGCCCTCACACTCCAGGGACCCAGGGTGGCTGACTGTGGCCACTGATTTCTTTCCTACTCAAAGGCCAGTACTCAGGACATCTTCGCTTCTTCTGGGACATGGGACTGTCAGAGTAATCAGGGGACAGGGCCAGACCCAAACTCAGGCCCTGAACAAGGGCCTCAGGCATTGCCCGAGgctccagccctgccctcccatcACCTTCCCTGCCTGGTGTCTCCTCTGCACACTCCAGCACCCAGGGCAGAGGCTCAGGGCTCCCCACATGGGGCTCTCCAGATTCCATGGTGATGGGACAAAGGGTCTCCTCCCTGACCTGGGGCCCAGAATGTCCACTGCAGTCTCTTCCACATACATGGACCACTGCTCTGACTCCTTCCCTGAAGACTGGGAAGCGTGACGTTTTCCTGTAGGTTCACTTGGATCAGGCCATCACTTTTCTGGATATTAAGAGGTCAATGTACTAAAGCTCAGGGACACTCTCCTAATGCCAAGAACTGTCTGTGCTGAGATGAGAAGTAGGAAGAGACCCTCGGAGTGTCCAGCCTGACTCAGCTCTAGTGAGGCTCCTCTGCATGAACACAGCATCAGATCACACACGGTGACTGCTCTTGCCTTGGTGTCCTGGTGCTCTTGGTACAGACTAACTCCCACACAGTGGCTCCAACAGCAGATACCAAGGTGTCCATTAGCAGCATTCCTCTGTTGGCTCCACAGGAATCAGTTTCCTcaccttttccagcttctagctTCCCTGGCCTGTGGGCCCGACTCCATCTTTGAAGAAAGCAAGTGGCCCCTGAAGGCTCTCTGCTCTGCTTCTGCCCCACACCTCTGGCTTCTTCTGTctgtcctgcctccctctctcactTACAAAGAAAGGACCTTGTGACTACCTGGACTCACCAGATGGACCACAAGAACCTCCCACAATTATATTAGATTATATGATTAATGTGATTAATATGATTCAATTATATGTGATTAATAtttccagaataggcaaatatatatgacagaaaacaCTAGCGGTTTTCTAGGATTATGGGATTTGGGGGGAAATGGGAGAGTGACTGCTAATGAATATAGAGTTTCTTGTGGAGttgataaaacttttaaaatggatGTTAGTAGTGGTGTACAATTCTATGGATACCTAAAACCGTTGAGTTAGACACTTAAAATAGGTGGCTTTTATGGCATGTGTGTTATAGctcaataaagctattataatttttttaaaaaatttaacctttatttcatttatttgtttttatgtggtgctgagaatcaaacccaggacctcactcattctaagcaagcactttaccactgagctgtaaccccaaCCCAAAGCTATtataaattaatgagaaaatgttcaacaattcttaattttttttccactgcaTGTATTCAGCACCGTATTAGAtattactgtaattttttttatcaataaTACAATGATCTAAGAAACTCATGGATAAAGGACAGTATATTAtgattaattctatttttacccattctcttgttctttttccttctgaaGTTTTCAGTCTTCtgttattttttgtgtatttatttattttggtacctaGGGGTTGAAACTGGTAGGggctctttatcactgagctatgtccccagttttttttttttttttttttttgagacagggtctcactaagtcacccaggctggcctcaaatttgacatcctcctaccttggcctcctaaatcactagaattacaggcatataccactgaaCCTGGCCTTTTAGCTATTCGTTAAAGACAGTAATAATTTTCTTCATCAAAGAATGTCCTTATTTTCCCTTTATTCCAGAAAAATGTTCCCCCGGCAACTGGGCATGACACGCCATTTTATCAGGCCAACCTGTCCGCTCCCTAGACATAGCTGGCTCTCCTCATACCTTCCACATCTCCATACTCTCATGGACCACAGGACAAAGCAGAAGGGTAACTCCACAACTTTATTTGGTTAATCAAAGGGGTCTGGGTGTTGATACAGCTGGATGGTCAGTACCTGAAGACAAGCAGGAGGCCTAAGAGAATGCCCCAAGAAGGATCTTGACTAGAGGGCCCCGCACCAACAGTCTGGGACTTCTGTATGATGTTGAGGACCTCAGTCACTTTGATACTTCCAATATGATGAAAATCTGATAAGAGATTCTGATATTTACGAGCACAGCCCAAGATGAGGAAGGTGGTATTGAGCGTCCCtataaggaagaaagggaagattcAGGGACGTTTCAAGAGAGCCATTATCCAGAAGCTCCTCACAAACCAGGACACCTCCTTTTCCCACCAGAGACTAACCCACCAGGCACCTTACCCCTTCCTCCTTGGAATTCTTGTGACTGGTCCCCTCTACCCAGAATCCCATCTCCAGACCCCATCAGCCTCTCTCAGAGGTTTGTTTTAAGTCATTAACAGCACCTGGCATACAGCAAGCATTTGATAAACAAAGTTCCTCTCCTCTCACCTGCCTGAAATTTGAAGGTGGAACTGAAACAGCTATGGGCAACAGAGGGACAAGTCTCAGTGGAGACAAAATTTGGAAGACACTCCTCATTGTGCCTGCCCACACACGTTGGGCAAGTATTTGAAGAACTTGAGGTAGACTTAGCAGATTTGGCCTTGAGCCTCAGAAAAGGCTGCAAGTTGGTGAGGTTATTGCAGAGAAAGGTCCGGCAAACATGACTATAGGAGGCAATGGACACTCCAGGAGGTGAAACAAGGTAGGAGACTTGCTGATGATAAGATAAGCTTGAAGTGCAGCCTTTAAACCCCACAACTCCCCTTCTGGTCCCTGAGGAGCAGAGGATTAGAGAGTTCGGATCAGTGTCATTGGCCTCACCAAAGTCCACCCTTCTCCCTCATCCCTGTGCTTTCTGTGCCCTCTGCCCACCCCGACACCTTTGCTTCTTCCCCATGTTCACTCACTGCAGCTGCATGAGGCTCAGATGCTGAGGTCTCCATCTTTGTCTCTTTAACCTTCTCCCTACAGGGGTCCCTCTGCTCTTCCCTGTGTCCCATCCCTTTCTCTACCCCATACTTCCCCCTCCTCCAAGATCTGCCCATCTCCATTTTGTGCTGTTAATCAGCCCACACTATAAACAGCTGGGACCATCACTGCTCTTGCCAGTGTCCTGACATATTCCCAAACATACAATGACGTCAATATCTGGAACTCTAGTCCTGAGTGCTGGGAGTGGAGCTAGGGGTAGAAGAGTGAGCAGAAGGAGATTATTAAACCCACCCCACTTCACCTGACTCAATGAGCACTAGTGTCTCCTCACAGCCTTCTCTCAGC from Marmota flaviventris isolate mMarFla1 chromosome 18, mMarFla1.hap1, whole genome shotgun sequence includes:
- the Lypd4 gene encoding ly6/PLAUR domain-containing protein 4, translating into MGPQHLRPVHLLCLLGAISSLPWADTLLCYEARASAFRAVTFHNWRWFLMRSMVCKLREGCEETLVLIESGTRRGVVGFKGCTSSLSYHQQVSYLVSPPGVSIASYSHVCRTFLCNNLTNLQPFLRLKAKSAKSTSSSSNTCPTCVGRHNEECLPNFVSTETCPSVAHSCFSSTFKFQAGTLNTTFLILGCARKYQNLLSDFHHIGSIKVTEVLNIIQKSQTVGAGPSSQDPSWGILLGLLLVFRY